The Thermococcus sp. M39 genome window below encodes:
- a CDS encoding DNA-binding protein produces MEEQVIQWLREGSDDAGDIVDLPWTVKKQGEHFYIAEHPKMPFVLNVLFSEGFVHLIVPFGIETTALPLEERLKIYHTMLVLNDRINLLKFTLSGINDEIVLRVDLDKKTLGKAEFNDALTALLIGTNELVKALGLEEDFAEAIFERVVLMILERLEKGATREELIKFLVVKVGIPKDEAEKFIDEILKSQEASKKSIDVGYF; encoded by the coding sequence GTGGAAGAACAAGTTATCCAATGGTTGAGGGAAGGTAGTGATGACGCTGGAGATATCGTAGATTTGCCTTGGACAGTTAAAAAACAAGGTGAACACTTTTACATTGCTGAGCATCCTAAGATGCCATTTGTCTTAAATGTCTTATTCAGTGAAGGATTTGTTCACTTGATAGTGCCCTTCGGAATAGAAACAACAGCCTTGCCTTTGGAAGAAAGGTTGAAGATCTACCACACAATGCTGGTTCTGAATGATAGGATAAATCTATTGAAGTTCACTTTAAGCGGAATCAATGATGAGATCGTCCTAAGGGTGGATTTAGACAAGAAAACACTTGGAAAAGCTGAGTTTAATGATGCATTGACAGCTCTGTTAATTGGGACAAATGAATTAGTAAAAGCATTGGGGTTGGAAGAAGATTTTGCAGAAGCTATATTTGAGCGGGTCGTATTGATGATATTAGAGAGACTTGAAAAAGGGGCTACGAGAGAAGAACTAATTAAGTTTTTAGTTGTAAAAGTAGGAATACCCAAAGATGAGGCTGAGAAGTTCATAGATGAAATCTTGAAGTCTCAAGAGGCATCAAAGAAATCCATTGATGTTGGATACTTCTGA
- a CDS encoding TrkA family potassium uptake protein, whose amino-acid sequence MIPAPLVRRLIRLRIKLKRNKVIILAAAVFLLAFLFSMLFMYFEKVSFFTAFYWAIITMATIGYGDITPTTYGGRIVAIIAAVAGISTFTALVSILAEYFIESSMRRMMGMHRVKYKGHYLIIGQGGSVLSCLQELKRAISEGQAEDRPIVVVLPSEEEKKRFPVEDVEVLIGDPTNKDTLQRARVEEASYVLLTLEDDSKSVFVTLMIKQMSKAKVFVEALKQESFSLLKQAGADRVILSRTLAGRLLASSIFEPEVVDVIDDLTTSTGNYDVMVMTFPEVGGLKFGEAWQRLYKQGYFLIGYVEDGIKLMPPLDSQLPQNPKVIVIKRVSSQH is encoded by the coding sequence ATGATACCAGCACCACTGGTCAGGCGCTTAATAAGGCTTAGGATTAAGTTGAAGCGAAATAAGGTTATAATCCTTGCAGCTGCAGTATTTCTGCTTGCGTTCCTCTTTTCCATGCTGTTCATGTACTTTGAAAAAGTCAGCTTTTTTACTGCCTTCTATTGGGCAATAATAACTATGGCAACTATAGGTTATGGGGACATCACTCCAACCACTTATGGCGGAAGGATCGTGGCAATAATTGCAGCTGTTGCAGGTATCTCAACATTCACGGCATTGGTTTCAATTCTCGCTGAGTATTTTATCGAGTCTTCTATGAGGAGGATGATGGGTATGCATAGGGTGAAGTATAAGGGGCACTACCTTATCATAGGTCAAGGTGGAAGTGTTTTAAGCTGCTTGCAAGAGCTTAAGAGAGCAATTTCAGAAGGACAGGCTGAAGACAGACCGATAGTTGTTGTCCTTCCAAGTGAGGAAGAAAAGAAGAGATTTCCTGTGGAAGACGTCGAAGTTCTCATTGGGGATCCAACAAATAAGGATACATTACAAAGAGCGAGAGTTGAAGAAGCGTCTTATGTCCTTTTAACGCTTGAAGATGACTCAAAATCTGTCTTTGTAACTTTAATGATCAAGCAGATGTCAAAAGCTAAGGTGTTTGTTGAGGCTCTAAAGCAGGAGAGTTTTTCACTGCTGAAGCAGGCTGGTGCTGATAGGGTGATACTGAGCAGAACTTTAGCTGGTCGCTTACTAGCAAGCTCAATATTTGAGCCAGAGGTCGTTGATGTGATTGACGACTTGACAACTTCCACTGGAAACTATGACGTTATGGTGATGACTTTTCCAGAGGTTGGTGGCCTTAAATTTGGCGAAGCTTGGCAAAGATTGTATAAGCAGGGATATTTCTTAATAGGATATGTCGAAGATGGCATAAAGCTTATGCCGCCTCTAGATTCTCAGCTCCCACAGAACCCCAAGGTAATAGTGATCAAGAGAGTTTCTTCACAACATTGA
- a CDS encoding DNA-directed DNA polymerase II small subunit — protein MSELIRDLLSNRYLITPPAYFILSEHYKKNFTLAELVKFARAKNTFVIDEKLAKEFLEFKGLVSPLENFTKYIHQKAPVETKVESITSMAEVPMEISTNESSEEISIQRAISNETTLEVSENAEIKSQNPLQAEIMDETQKIPSGGETFISTGKPIENMASETISEEMVEEEPTIEEGGSFISTGASDGEEYNGNGDEENGARVRAVYGDYGVLVPLEEEEILVEEKRTYSIYEDFRVEPNESFEFIAKRIKSEYEIKFDVRKVKLKPPRAKDASGKEGEIIVKVYENYFKSRLKKLRRILRENPEVSGVVDIGKLSYVNPDGEVTIIGLVNSKRETKKGFIFEVEDMTGIVKVFLGKDSEDYKKAFEVLPDSVVAFRGYYSKRGILFANKLYLPDVPLYKREKPPLEEKVYAILISDIHVGSTKFCEKAFMKFLEWLNGNVDSKEEEEIVSRIKYMIIAGDVVDGIGIYPGQYNELSIPDIFDQYEALANLLANVPDHITMFIGPGNHDAARTALPQPEFYREYAKPLYDLKNAVIISNPAVINLHGRDFLIVHGRGIEDVVSYIPGKSHLHPVEPMIELLKLRHVAPTFGGKVPIAPDPEDLLVIEEVPDLVQMGHVHVLDYQIYRGVFLVNSATWQAQTEFQKMVNIVPTPAKVPIIDIETARLKTVVDFSRWCE, from the coding sequence ATGAGCGAGCTGATAAGGGATTTGCTTTCTAATCGCTATCTCATCACTCCGCCCGCTTATTTCATCCTTTCAGAGCATTACAAAAAGAACTTTACCCTAGCGGAGCTTGTAAAATTTGCACGGGCAAAGAATACATTTGTGATTGATGAAAAGCTTGCTAAGGAGTTTCTCGAATTTAAAGGGTTGGTATCTCCACTAGAAAACTTTACGAAATATATTCATCAGAAAGCTCCAGTGGAAACTAAGGTAGAGTCTATAACATCTATGGCTGAGGTTCCAATGGAAATCAGCACCAATGAAAGCTCAGAAGAAATCTCAATCCAAAGGGCTATAAGTAATGAAACAACATTGGAGGTTTCAGAAAATGCTGAGATTAAATCTCAGAATCCTCTTCAGGCTGAAATCATGGATGAAACTCAAAAAATACCTTCTGGAGGAGAAACCTTTATTTCCACTGGAAAACCTATTGAAAATATGGCTTCTGAAACCATTTCTGAAGAAATGGTGGAAGAAGAACCCACAATTGAAGAGGGGGGGAGTTTCATTTCCACTGGAGCTTCTGATGGTGAAGAGTATAATGGTAACGGTGATGAAGAAAACGGGGCTAGAGTGAGGGCAGTTTATGGTGATTATGGAGTCTTAGTTCCACTGGAAGAGGAAGAAATTCTAGTTGAAGAAAAGAGGACATATTCAATTTATGAGGACTTTAGGGTTGAACCAAATGAAAGCTTTGAATTTATTGCGAAGAGGATAAAATCTGAGTATGAAATCAAATTTGATGTGAGGAAAGTCAAGCTAAAGCCTCCAAGAGCTAAAGACGCCAGTGGTAAGGAAGGGGAGATAATAGTCAAAGTTTATGAGAACTACTTTAAGAGCAGATTAAAGAAATTGAGACGAATTTTAAGGGAGAATCCCGAAGTTAGTGGGGTTGTTGATATAGGAAAGCTTAGCTATGTGAATCCAGATGGAGAAGTTACAATTATTGGCCTCGTCAACTCAAAGAGAGAGACTAAAAAGGGCTTTATTTTTGAAGTGGAGGACATGACTGGCATTGTCAAAGTTTTCTTGGGGAAAGATAGTGAAGATTACAAAAAGGCATTTGAAGTTCTCCCGGACAGCGTTGTTGCTTTTAGAGGGTATTACTCAAAGCGCGGGATTTTATTTGCAAACAAGCTTTATTTGCCTGATGTTCCCCTCTACAAGCGAGAAAAACCCCCTCTTGAGGAAAAAGTCTATGCTATTTTGATTAGTGACATCCACGTTGGAAGTACAAAATTCTGTGAAAAGGCATTTATGAAATTCCTTGAATGGCTTAACGGCAATGTTGATAGCAAAGAAGAGGAGGAAATTGTGAGCAGAATAAAATACATGATAATTGCTGGCGATGTTGTTGATGGTATTGGTATATATCCGGGTCAGTACAACGAGCTTTCAATTCCAGATATATTTGACCAATATGAAGCTTTAGCAAACCTCTTGGCAAACGTCCCAGATCATATAACGATGTTCATCGGACCTGGAAATCACGATGCTGCGAGAACTGCTCTGCCTCAGCCAGAGTTTTACAGAGAATACGCAAAACCGCTTTATGATTTAAAGAACGCGGTAATCATAAGCAATCCTGCTGTCATTAACCTCCACGGCAGGGACTTCTTAATTGTTCATGGAAGGGGCATTGAAGATGTTGTAAGCTATATTCCTGGTAAGAGCCATCTCCATCCCGTTGAGCCGATGATTGAACTGCTAAAGCTTAGGCATGTTGCACCTACATTTGGTGGAAAAGTCCCAATTGCACCAGATCCGGAGGATTTGCTTGTTATCGAGGAAGTCCCAGATTTGGTTCAGATGGGTCATGTCCATGTCCTGGATTACCAAATCTACCGCGGTGTATTCTTGGTAAACTCGGCCACTTGGCAAGCCCAGACTGAGTTCCAGAAGATGGTTAATATTGTTCCAACTCCAGCGAAAGTTCCGATAATCGATATCGAAACTGCGAGGTTAAAGACAGTTGTTGATTTCAGCAGGTGGTGTGAATGA
- a CDS encoding ORC1-type DNA replication protein codes for MERKDKEQTYLDSIFEKYLKARKIFKNKEVLRHSYTPKELPHRKEQIEALAHILVPVLRGETPSNVFVYGKTGTGKTVTVKFVTEELKKISRKYNIPVDVIYLNCEIVDTQYRVLANIVNHFKHESGFEVPLVGWPTDEVYAKLKEVIDAKERFVIIVLDEIDKLIKKSGDDVLYSLTRINTELKNAKVSIVGISNDLKFKEYLDPRVLSSLSEEEVVFPPYDANQLRDILMQRAQEAFYPDVLDEAVVPLCAALAAREHGDARRALDLLRVSGEIAEREGASKVTEKHVWKAQEKIEQDTMEEVIKTLPLHSKILLYAIVLLDENGELPANTGDVYAVYKELCDYMDIEPLTQRRVSDLINELDMLGIINAKVVSKGRYGRTKEIRLNVTPYKIKNIYRFDYSLQPLLTVNIAKQRRLF; via the coding sequence ATGGAGAGAAAAGATAAGGAGCAGACTTACCTTGATTCAATTTTTGAAAAATACTTGAAGGCACGTAAGATTTTCAAGAATAAGGAAGTTCTTAGGCACAGCTATACCCCAAAAGAGTTGCCCCACAGAAAGGAGCAGATAGAGGCATTGGCACATATTTTAGTTCCTGTTCTAAGAGGGGAAACTCCTTCTAATGTATTTGTTTATGGAAAGACTGGTACTGGTAAAACTGTTACCGTAAAATTCGTTACTGAAGAGCTGAAGAAGATTTCCCGCAAATATAACATTCCAGTGGATGTTATTTATCTCAACTGTGAAATCGTCGATACTCAGTATAGAGTCTTAGCAAACATTGTGAATCACTTCAAGCATGAAAGCGGCTTTGAGGTCCCTTTGGTTGGGTGGCCTACCGATGAGGTTTATGCAAAGCTTAAGGAAGTTATTGATGCAAAGGAAAGGTTCGTTATAATAGTCCTTGATGAGATTGACAAATTAATCAAAAAAAGCGGAGATGACGTACTTTACAGCTTGACCCGTATAAATACCGAGCTGAAAAATGCAAAGGTGAGTATCGTAGGGATTTCAAACGATTTAAAATTCAAAGAATACCTTGATCCAAGGGTTCTTTCGAGCCTCAGCGAGGAGGAAGTTGTATTTCCGCCTTATGATGCAAACCAACTGAGGGACATTCTGATGCAGAGAGCTCAAGAGGCATTTTATCCCGATGTTCTTGATGAAGCTGTTGTTCCACTCTGTGCTGCTTTAGCCGCTAGAGAGCATGGTGATGCTAGGAGAGCCCTAGATTTGCTTAGAGTAAGTGGTGAAATTGCCGAAAGGGAAGGGGCATCAAAAGTTACTGAAAAACATGTGTGGAAGGCTCAGGAAAAGATTGAGCAAGATACAATGGAGGAGGTTATTAAGACTCTCCCTCTGCACTCAAAAATTCTCCTTTATGCTATCGTTCTCCTTGATGAAAATGGTGAATTGCCAGCCAACACTGGTGACGTCTATGCTGTGTATAAAGAGCTCTGTGATTACATGGATATTGAGCCATTAACTCAGAGAAGGGTCAGTGACTTGATAAATGAGCTTGACATGCTGGGCATTATTAATGCCAAGGTTGTTAGCAAGGGGAGGTATGGAAGGACAAAAGAAATAAGGCTGAATGTTACTCCATATAAAATTAAGAATATCTATCGCTTTGACTACTCTCTCCAGCCTCTCCTCACTGTAAACATTGCCAAGCAGAGGAGGTTGTTTTGA
- a CDS encoding site-specific integrase — protein MIDVLRDPLRRANTARRIEQEENTPTLTVNDAREFFRRLEVLFQLKRLSRKRYIKAIAFALLLFATARRVSEVVQIKVSDIDFETHTIRIPVSQTKEGKLLGAKLGKKIAFMTREAEYVLRYYIKANKDEIKRQQGYLFMMPGKRNLKDTFLHKIIKESRELGDLGALDFVVSDGVNRFELKHFRKLFIQEWERRAEKQGMLNERVLVAVRKITGHRPQSDVHRTNYAKITSQEIWEYYKKLYYDIEVLTKGQKEMFRIVGRRTKEYWEHPTESFIQAPLHQVTVNASPMAWFGGLLN, from the coding sequence CTGATAGATGTCCTGAGAGATCCCCTGAGACGAGCAAATACTGCAAGAAGAATAGAGCAGGAGGAAAACACACCAACTCTAACTGTCAACGATGCAAGAGAGTTCTTCAGGAGGCTTGAAGTGCTATTCCAGCTGAAGAGGCTGTCCAGAAAGAGATACATCAAAGCAATAGCATTCGCACTGTTACTCTTCGCAACAGCAAGAAGGGTTAGTGAGGTAGTTCAGATTAAAGTGAGCGACATTGACTTTGAAACTCACACCATAAGGATCCCAGTATCTCAGACTAAAGAAGGCAAACTTTTAGGAGCAAAATTGGGCAAAAAAATAGCATTCATGACGCGAGAGGCAGAATATGTGCTGAGATATTACATAAAGGCAAACAAAGATGAAATCAAGAGACAACAAGGGTATTTATTCATGATGCCAGGAAAAAGGAATCTTAAGGATACGTTCCTGCACAAAATAATTAAAGAGAGCAGAGAGCTGGGAGATCTTGGTGCATTGGACTTCGTTGTTAGTGATGGTGTGAATAGATTCGAACTGAAACATTTTAGGAAACTCTTCATACAAGAATGGGAAAGGCGAGCAGAAAAGCAAGGAATGCTCAACGAAAGGGTATTAGTAGCAGTTAGGAAAATCACGGGACATCGACCTCAATCCGATGTTCATAGAACAAACTATGCCAAAATAACCAGCCAAGAGATTTGGGAGTATTACAAGAAGCTCTATTATGATATCGAAGTGCTGACAAAGGGACAGAAAGAAATGTTTAGAATAGTAGGAAGGAGAACGAAGGAATATTGGGAGCATCCAACTGAGTCCTTTATCCAAGCACCATTACATCAAGTCACAGTTAACGCAAGCCCAATGGCTTGGTTTGGGGGGCTTCTAAATTGA
- a CDS encoding DNA-directed DNA polymerase II large subunit: protein MSELYSDEMKAYFEWLQREIDKAYEIAKKARAQGKDPVRDVEIPQATDMAGRVESLVGPKGVAERIRELAKEYGKELVALKIVDEIIEGKFGKFDSKEKLAEQAVRTALAILTEGIVSAPIEGIAQVKIKKNPDGTEYLALYYAGPIRSSGGTAQALSVLVGDYVRKKLGLDRFKPTEKHIERMVEEVDLYHRAVTRLQYHPSADEVRLAMQNIPVEITGEATDDVEVSHRDVPGVETNQLRGGAILVLAEGVLQKAKKLVKYIDKMSIEGWDWLKEFVEAKEKGEEKDEAKEESEKSKAEEAEIKTSVKIKKGFYYELYEKFRANIAPNNKYTKEIIGGRPLFAEPSENGGFRLRYGRSRVSGFATWSINPAVMILVDEFLAVGTQMKTERPGKGCIVTPATTAEGPIVKLKDGSVIRVDDYYLALQIRDQVEEILYLGDAIIAFGDFVENNQTLLPANYVEEWWIQEFVKAVEDIYEVSLKPFAENDEEAVEEAADYLDLKPEFLAELLRDPMRVRPKVEEAIHLSKVLGIPFHPYYTLYWNTLKPEEVAELQNLLVNAEIEWGKYLGTKYAKKIVISLETLGRRGKRYLELLGLPHKVEDGSVIIEYPWSAALLTPLANLEKRFEPKEFYTSIDIINEISEVKLRDRGISWIGARMGRPEKAKERRMKPPVHVLFPIGLAGGNSRDIYKAAQEGKPAEVEIAQFKCTNCGHVDIFPTCPVCGAEAKLLYRCPKCSYQSTEETICPKCGIEMRAYVKKTINPSQLVKQAMQNVRVNTLDKLKGVMGMTSAHKVPEPLEKGILRAKNDVYVFKDGTIRFDATDAPITHFKPREIGVSVEKLRELGYTHDFEGKPLVSEDQIVELKVQDVILSKEAGKYLVRVAKFIDDLLERFYGLPRFYNVEKMEDLIGHLVIGLAPHTSAGIIGRIIGFVDALVGYAHPYYHAAKRRNCFPGDTRILVQINGMPQRITLRELYELFEEESYENMAYVRKKPKVDIKVYSFDEESGKVVLTDIEDVIKLPSTDHLVRFELELGRSFETTVDHPVLVYENGRFIKKRAFEVKEGDLILVPKIEFPEDDIDSIDLLEEFSKDEFKELRERIMVRGIAEWLMKIGAEVNPDYIRRNSIPLAVLLEVLRENGLSIKDVPNCYIGFKRDRVRVKRFVPIEPLLRLIGYYLTEGYARESDSVYQISFSNGDEEVREDIKRALREAFGDGFGIYDRGEKIAVGSRVIYLLFTRVLEVGKGAKDKRIPAFVFKLPKEKVRHLLQAYFEGDGSALKTAARVVVYSVNKPLLEDIETLLLSKFGIRGYYTMDKNANRGNARGRLYHIERGNEPPVSKVYALNIAGEYYDRFFEEIGFISERKNSVYSLHKNRNCIKDKHSTENGWLLKVRRIEYIKPKEEFVFSLNAKTYHNVIINENIVTHQCDGDEDAVMLLLDALLNFSRYYLPEKRGGKMDAPLVVTTRLDPREVDSEVHNMDIARYYPLEFYEATYELKSPKELIGVVERVEDRLGKPEMYEGLKFTHDTDDIALGPKLSKYKQLGDMEEKVRQQLALAEKIRAVNEHHVAETIINSHLIPDLRGNLRSFTRQEFRCVKCNTKYRRPPLSGKCPKCGGKIVLTVSKGAIEKYLPTAKLLVANYDVLNYTRQRICLTEKDIKSLFENVFPETQRTLLALNTNDICDRMIAEKTGKAVAKNGYLDGFNGNGKKAQKKVETPKTIEKKTESTKTQTHKSEKLKPKKKKKKVVSLDEFFGA, encoded by the coding sequence ATGAGCGAGCTTTACAGCGATGAAATGAAAGCTTATTTTGAATGGCTTCAAAGGGAGATTGATAAGGCTTATGAGATAGCCAAGAAAGCGAGAGCTCAGGGAAAAGATCCTGTCAGAGATGTTGAAATTCCTCAAGCAACAGACATGGCTGGTCGTGTCGAGAGCTTGGTTGGTCCAAAAGGTGTTGCCGAAAGAATTAGGGAGCTTGCGAAAGAGTATGGTAAAGAGCTTGTTGCTCTTAAAATTGTTGATGAAATCATTGAAGGTAAATTTGGGAAGTTTGACAGTAAAGAAAAGCTGGCAGAGCAAGCTGTTAGGACTGCATTAGCTATTCTGACAGAAGGTATAGTTTCTGCCCCGATTGAAGGTATAGCTCAGGTTAAAATCAAGAAGAATCCTGATGGGACTGAGTATTTAGCTCTCTATTACGCTGGCCCAATCAGAAGTTCTGGTGGAACTGCTCAAGCATTGAGCGTTCTCGTTGGTGATTACGTTAGGAAAAAGCTTGGCTTGGACCGCTTTAAGCCCACAGAGAAGCACATAGAGAGAATGGTTGAAGAAGTTGATTTGTATCACAGAGCCGTTACTCGTTTGCAGTATCATCCTTCAGCAGATGAAGTGAGATTGGCTATGCAAAACATTCCTGTTGAAATAACCGGTGAAGCAACTGATGATGTTGAGGTTAGTCACAGAGACGTTCCGGGAGTTGAGACGAATCAGCTAAGAGGTGGAGCAATTCTCGTTTTAGCGGAAGGTGTTCTTCAGAAGGCGAAAAAGCTGGTTAAATACATTGATAAAATGAGCATTGAAGGCTGGGACTGGCTCAAGGAGTTCGTTGAAGCAAAGGAGAAAGGGGAGGAAAAAGATGAGGCAAAAGAGGAATCAGAGAAATCAAAAGCAGAAGAAGCTGAGATAAAGACTTCTGTAAAAATTAAAAAGGGCTTTTATTATGAACTTTATGAAAAATTCAGAGCTAATATTGCCCCAAACAACAAATACACAAAGGAAATCATTGGTGGAAGACCGTTATTTGCAGAGCCCTCTGAAAATGGTGGCTTCCGTTTGAGATACGGCCGCTCAAGGGTGAGCGGATTTGCAACTTGGAGCATAAATCCGGCAGTCATGATTCTCGTTGATGAATTCTTAGCTGTAGGGACACAGATGAAGACTGAGAGACCCGGAAAGGGCTGTATCGTTACCCCCGCTACAACGGCCGAAGGCCCAATTGTCAAGCTCAAAGATGGCTCCGTCATTAGGGTTGACGATTACTATCTTGCTTTACAAATTAGAGACCAAGTTGAAGAAATTCTTTACTTGGGTGATGCAATTATAGCATTTGGAGACTTTGTAGAGAACAATCAAACTTTACTTCCAGCCAATTATGTTGAAGAATGGTGGATTCAAGAGTTTGTGAAAGCCGTTGAAGACATATATGAAGTTTCCCTCAAGCCCTTTGCTGAGAATGATGAAGAAGCAGTTGAAGAAGCGGCGGATTACCTAGATTTGAAACCGGAATTTTTGGCGGAGCTTTTGAGAGATCCGATGAGGGTTAGACCAAAAGTTGAAGAGGCTATTCATCTCTCAAAAGTCCTTGGGATTCCCTTCCATCCCTACTACACTCTCTACTGGAACACCCTTAAGCCTGAAGAGGTTGCTGAACTTCAAAACCTTCTCGTCAATGCTGAGATAGAGTGGGGTAAGTATCTGGGAACAAAATATGCCAAGAAGATTGTAATAAGCCTTGAGACCCTTGGAAGGAGGGGCAAGCGCTACCTTGAACTGCTCGGTCTGCCTCACAAGGTTGAAGATGGAAGCGTAATCATTGAGTATCCTTGGAGTGCTGCTCTGCTTACTCCATTAGCTAATTTGGAGAAGAGATTTGAGCCAAAGGAGTTCTACACCTCTATTGACATAATCAACGAAATCAGCGAAGTAAAGCTCAGGGACAGAGGAATAAGCTGGATTGGTGCAAGAATGGGAAGGCCTGAAAAAGCTAAAGAGAGAAGGATGAAGCCACCAGTTCATGTTCTCTTTCCGATTGGCTTGGCTGGTGGTAATTCGAGAGATATTTACAAAGCTGCACAGGAAGGGAAGCCCGCTGAGGTTGAGATCGCTCAGTTCAAGTGCACCAACTGCGGTCATGTTGATATCTTCCCAACTTGTCCCGTGTGTGGAGCTGAGGCTAAACTATTGTACAGATGTCCAAAGTGTAGCTATCAGTCAACTGAGGAAACAATTTGTCCAAAGTGTGGCATTGAGATGAGGGCTTATGTCAAAAAGACCATAAATCCGTCTCAGCTTGTGAAACAAGCAATGCAGAATGTTAGGGTAAACACTCTAGACAAGCTCAAGGGCGTAATGGGTATGACTTCAGCCCACAAAGTGCCAGAGCCACTAGAGAAGGGAATTTTGAGGGCTAAGAACGATGTTTACGTGTTCAAGGATGGTACAATTCGTTTTGATGCAACAGACGCTCCAATAACTCACTTCAAGCCGAGAGAGATTGGGGTCAGCGTTGAGAAGTTAAGAGAGCTCGGTTATACTCATGACTTTGAAGGAAAGCCTTTGGTGAGTGAAGACCAAATAGTTGAGCTCAAAGTTCAAGATGTTATCCTTTCTAAAGAGGCTGGAAAGTACCTTGTAAGGGTTGCGAAGTTCATAGATGACTTGCTTGAGAGATTTTATGGATTGCCAAGGTTCTACAACGTCGAGAAGATGGAAGATCTGATTGGACATCTTGTCATAGGCTTAGCTCCGCACACATCTGCGGGAATCATTGGAAGGATTATAGGATTTGTTGATGCTCTTGTGGGCTATGCTCATCCGTATTATCATGCTGCAAAGAGGAGGAACTGCTTCCCCGGTGATACCAGAATACTTGTTCAGATCAATGGAATGCCTCAGAGAATAACGCTCAGAGAGCTGTATGAGCTATTTGAAGAAGAAAGCTATGAAAACATGGCATATGTAAGAAAGAAGCCAAAAGTAGATATCAAAGTTTATTCCTTTGATGAAGAGAGCGGAAAAGTAGTTTTAACTGACATTGAAGACGTAATTAAACTGCCTTCGACTGATCACCTCGTAAGATTTGAACTTGAGCTGGGCAGGAGTTTTGAAACGACGGTTGACCATCCAGTGCTCGTCTACGAAAATGGGAGGTTCATTAAGAAGAGAGCTTTTGAAGTAAAGGAAGGTGACTTGATTCTTGTACCTAAGATTGAGTTTCCAGAAGATGATATTGACAGCATAGATTTGCTCGAGGAATTCTCAAAAGACGAGTTTAAGGAGCTTCGTGAGCGGATAATGGTTCGCGGAATAGCTGAATGGCTAATGAAAATCGGTGCTGAAGTTAATCCTGACTACATAAGGAGAAATTCCATACCCTTGGCAGTTCTCCTCGAGGTTTTGAGAGAAAATGGTCTCTCGATTAAAGACGTGCCCAATTGTTACATCGGGTTCAAGCGCGACCGCGTAAGAGTCAAGCGCTTCGTTCCAATAGAGCCTCTCCTTAGGCTTATAGGCTACTATTTAACAGAAGGTTACGCAAGAGAGAGCGACAGTGTCTATCAGATAAGCTTCTCAAACGGGGATGAGGAGGTTAGAGAGGACATCAAACGTGCCCTTAGGGAAGCCTTCGGAGATGGCTTTGGAATCTACGATCGTGGGGAGAAAATAGCGGTTGGCTCGAGAGTTATCTATCTGCTGTTCACCAGAGTTCTAGAGGTCGGAAAGGGTGCAAAGGACAAAAGGATTCCGGCATTTGTCTTCAAGCTTCCAAAGGAGAAGGTTAGGCACTTGCTTCAGGCGTATTTCGAGGGAGATGGAAGTGCCTTAAAAACAGCTGCTCGTGTAGTTGTTTATAGCGTTAACAAGCCTCTCCTTGAGGATATTGAAACTTTGCTTCTGTCCAAGTTTGGTATCAGAGGATATTACACCATGGACAAGAATGCCAACAGAGGCAACGCCCGCGGAAGGCTTTATCATATTGAGCGCGGAAACGAGCCACCGGTGTCTAAGGTATATGCTCTCAACATAGCTGGTGAATACTACGACCGGTTCTTTGAGGAGATTGGCTTCATTAGTGAGCGTAAGAACTCCGTTTACAGCTTACACAAGAACAGAAACTGCATTAAAGATAAGCATTCCACTGAAAACGGGTGGCTCCTTAAGGTCAGGCGTATTGAATATATCAAACCAAAAGAAGAGTTTGTGTTCTCTTTAAACGCTAAAACATATCATAATGTTATAATAAATGAAAATATTGTAACACATCAGTGCGACGGAGATGAAGATGCCGTCATGCTCCTCCTTGATGCATTATTGAACTTCTCCCGTTATTATCTGCCTGAGAAGCGTGGAGGAAAAATGGATGCTCCTCTCGTCGTAACTACAAGGCTTGACCCAAGAGAAGTTGACAGCGAAGTCCACAACATGGACATTGCCCGTTATTATCCGCTCGAATTCTATGAAGCAACGTATGAACTTAAATCTCCGAAGGAGCTTATCGGAGTTGTCGAAAGGGTTGAGGACAGATTAGGGAAGCCGGAGATGTATGAAGGCTTAAAGTTCACCCATGACACCGATGACATTGCTCTTGGACCAAAGCTGAGCAAGTACAAGCAGTTGGGGGACATGGAGGAAAAAGTTAGGCAGCAATTGGCTTTGGCTGAGAAAATTAGGGCTGTTAATGAGCATCACGTTGCTGAGACGATAATTAACTCTCATTTAATTCCAGATCTGAGAGGTAACTTAAGGAGCTTCACGAGGCAGGAGTTTAGATGTGTAAAGTGCAACACCAAGTACAGAAGACCGCCTTTAAGTGGGAAGTGTCCAAAGTGTGGAGGAAAGATAGTCCTAACAGTCAGCAAGGGTGCTATTGAAAAGTATCTTCCGACAGCAAAACTGCTGGTTGCGAACTATGATGTGCTCAATTACACGAGGCAGAGGATATGCTTAACGGAGAAGGACATTAAGAGCTTATTTGAAAATGTCTTCCCTGAAACGCAGAGGACTCTGTTGGCGTTAAACACAAATGACATCTGCGACAGAATGATTGCTGAGAAAACTGGAAAGGCCGTTGCTAAGAACGGCTATCTTGATGGGTTTAATGGAAACGGAAAGAAAGCCCAAAAGAAAGTGGAAACACCGAAAACTATTGAGAAGAAGACAGAATCCACTAAAACACAGACCCATAAATCAGAAAAACTCAAGCCTAAAAAGAAGAAAAAGAAAGTCGTTAGTTTAGATGAGTTTTTTGGAGCTTAG